The Desmonostoc muscorum LEGE 12446 genome includes a region encoding these proteins:
- a CDS encoding carbonic anhydrase, producing the protein MSQINGFVGRRDFLKFASVMGIAVTAFGDRFWSAEQAAAADVHPVNPNPVSPNEAVRRLLNGNQRFVHQQRKYPDQSLEHLRLVAKAQYPFAAILGCADSRVPAEIVFDQGLGDLFVVRVAGNVASDMAIGSLEYSTAVLGSQLIVVLGHKRCGAVTEAIKNEPLPGRIGFVVESIKPALANVKLTTANTSDDAVKANVKYQAKKLEESSVILAKLLREGKLKIIGACYDIDTGEVNIVN; encoded by the coding sequence ATGAGTCAAATTAATGGATTCGTAGGGCGACGTGATTTCTTGAAATTCGCAAGTGTGATGGGTATTGCGGTTACTGCTTTTGGCGATCGCTTTTGGAGTGCAGAACAAGCTGCTGCGGCTGATGTTCATCCAGTTAACCCTAATCCAGTCAGTCCTAATGAAGCTGTTAGACGCTTGCTCAATGGTAATCAAAGATTTGTTCATCAACAACGTAAATATCCCGATCAATCATTAGAACATCTACGATTAGTTGCTAAAGCTCAGTATCCATTTGCTGCAATATTAGGCTGTGCAGATTCTAGAGTACCTGCGGAAATTGTCTTCGATCAAGGACTTGGAGATTTATTTGTTGTGCGAGTGGCTGGTAATGTTGCTAGTGACATGGCTATAGGTAGTTTAGAATATTCTACAGCCGTATTAGGTTCGCAGTTAATTGTAGTTTTAGGTCATAAAAGATGCGGCGCAGTCACAGAAGCAATCAAAAACGAACCACTTCCTGGCAGAATTGGCTTTGTTGTTGAAAGCATCAAACCTGCTTTAGCTAACGTGAAATTGACAACTGCTAATACTAGTGATGATGCGGTTAAAGCGAATGTTAAATATCAGGCTAAAAAATTGGAAGAAAGCTCAGTAATATTAGCTAAATTACTCCGTGAAGGTAAACTAAAAATTATTGGCGCTTGTTACGATATTGACACTGGTGAGGTCAATATTGTTAATTAA